In one window of Meiothermus sp. DNA:
- the malQ gene encoding 4-alpha-glucanotransferase: protein MQIKRSFGILLHPTSFPGRWGMGALGREAERFLDWLASTGAKWWQVLPLGPTSYGDSPYQSFSAFAGNPYLVDPEMLIEKGWLEKTEEPPQYPADSVNYGWLYETRWPLLRRAFTGFQARGSAQDKALLEAFIQAEQVWLEDFALFMALKTRFGGKPWNEWSSELRDRKPAALVKAREELAYEVALHEWIQWLFYTEWGKTKAYAESKGIRIIGDMPIFVAFDSSDVWAHPQYFYLDADGIPTVVAGVPPDYFSETGQLWGNPLYRWDVMEEENFAWWISRIQQSLKQCHLVRIDHFRGFEAYWEIPFGMPNAIKGRWVKAPGEKLFKAVRAALGDAPIIAEDLGVITPEVEALRDGFGFPGMKILQFAFSDDTNVFLPHNYPPHGNVIVYSGTHDNDTSLGWFRTAPEAERAFMRDYLARYDIRCLSEYEVAGALIELAFKSPANLAVAPLQDVLGLGPEARMNFPGRLGGNWSWRYAEGDLEPGLAAGLRALAEANRRI from the coding sequence ATGCAAATTAAGCGTTCGTTCGGGATTCTGCTTCACCCTACCAGCTTTCCGGGCCGGTGGGGGATGGGGGCTTTGGGCCGGGAGGCAGAGCGGTTTTTGGACTGGCTGGCCTCCACTGGCGCTAAGTGGTGGCAGGTGTTGCCGCTGGGCCCTACCAGCTACGGCGACTCGCCCTACCAGTCCTTCTCGGCCTTTGCCGGAAACCCCTACCTGGTAGACCCGGAAATGCTCATAGAAAAAGGCTGGCTGGAAAAAACCGAGGAACCCCCGCAATACCCGGCCGATAGTGTGAATTACGGCTGGCTTTACGAGACCCGCTGGCCCCTCCTGCGGCGGGCCTTCACCGGGTTTCAGGCCCGGGGTTCTGCGCAGGACAAAGCGCTTCTAGAGGCTTTTATCCAGGCCGAACAGGTCTGGCTGGAAGACTTTGCCCTGTTCATGGCGCTCAAGACACGCTTTGGCGGCAAGCCCTGGAACGAGTGGAGCTCCGAGCTACGCGACCGCAAACCGGCAGCCCTGGTCAAAGCCCGCGAAGAGCTGGCCTACGAGGTGGCCCTGCATGAGTGGATTCAGTGGTTGTTTTACACCGAGTGGGGTAAGACCAAGGCCTATGCCGAGTCTAAAGGCATTCGGATTATTGGGGACATGCCCATCTTTGTGGCCTTCGACTCCTCCGACGTGTGGGCCCACCCGCAGTACTTTTACCTCGATGCCGATGGCATCCCCACTGTGGTGGCGGGTGTTCCACCCGACTACTTTTCCGAAACCGGCCAGCTCTGGGGCAACCCCCTGTACCGCTGGGATGTGATGGAGGAAGAGAACTTTGCCTGGTGGATTTCCCGCATCCAGCAGTCGCTCAAGCAGTGCCACTTGGTACGCATAGACCACTTTCGGGGCTTTGAAGCCTACTGGGAAATTCCTTTCGGTATGCCCAACGCCATCAAGGGCCGCTGGGTCAAGGCGCCGGGTGAAAAACTTTTCAAGGCGGTGCGAGCTGCGTTGGGAGATGCGCCGATTATAGCCGAGGATCTGGGGGTCATCACGCCCGAGGTAGAAGCCCTGCGCGATGGGTTTGGCTTTCCCGGCATGAAGATTCTCCAGTTCGCCTTTTCTGACGATACAAACGTTTTCTTGCCGCACAACTACCCCCCGCATGGCAACGTGATTGTGTACAGCGGCACCCACGATAACGACACCAGCCTGGGCTGGTTCCGCACCGCGCCTGAGGCCGAACGGGCCTTCATGCGCGACTACCTGGCCCGCTACGATATCCGTTGCCTGTCGGAATACGAAGTAGCGGGCGCCTTGATCGAGCTGGCCTTCAAGAGCCCGGCCAACCTGGCGGTAGCACCCCTGCAAGACGTGTTGGGTCTGGGCCCCGAGGCCCGCATGAACTTTCCCGGCAGGCTGGGGGGCAACTGGTCGTGGCGCTATGCTGAGGGTGACCTCGAGCCCGGCCTGGCCGCCGGGTTGCGGGCGCTGGCCGAGGCCAACCGCCGGATCTAG
- a CDS encoding 5-formyltetrahydrofolate cyclo-ligase, which yields MTQGEVREMVWSALAQHRAATYPTPPHGHHPNFVGASRAAERLMSLKLWQLATVVLAGPDQVLKPLREAALKSGKIVLMPHPDKAGKYLSLEGLKPHQLKRVREIAQLGKPIDLSQTAIDLVLIGSVAVDEQRNWIGKGYGFPYKGLQVAAPWATLAHTLMVFEHLPCPPERTVDLIATPHQVMGV from the coding sequence GTGACGCAAGGTGAAGTGCGTGAGATGGTCTGGAGCGCCCTGGCGCAGCACCGGGCCGCCACCTACCCCACCCCGCCCCACGGACACCACCCCAATTTTGTGGGGGCCAGCCGGGCTGCTGAACGCCTGATGAGCCTGAAGCTGTGGCAGCTGGCTACGGTGGTGCTGGCCGGCCCCGACCAGGTGCTTAAACCCCTGCGCGAGGCCGCCCTGAAGTCTGGAAAAATCGTTCTGATGCCGCACCCAGACAAAGCCGGGAAGTACCTGAGCCTCGAGGGCCTAAAGCCCCACCAGCTCAAGCGGGTGCGGGAAATCGCCCAACTGGGCAAACCCATAGATCTCAGTCAGACCGCGATTGACCTGGTGCTGATAGGCAGTGTAGCGGTGGACGAGCAACGCAACTGGATCGGTAAGGGCTATGGCTTTCCCTACAAGGGTCTGCAAGTGGCCGCCCCCTGGGCCACCCTGGCCCATACCCTGATGGTGTTTGAGCACCTCCCCTGCCCACCTGAGCGCACCGTAGACCTGATTGCCACCCCCCATCAGGTGATGGGCGTTTGA
- a CDS encoding acyl-CoA dehydrogenase family protein — protein sequence MAVLTTDQKMVLDMVRAVSREVLWEMAPEYDRSGQYPWPQLQKLGELGLLGMTTPEAWGGAGLDSVTWALAMEEIAAADPSVAVILSVTSGLPQYMLNKFGTEAQKKKYLVPLAKGEWIGAFSLTEPHAGSDPASLKASARKVQGGWQLDGLKSWVTSGGQAQVYVVMARGEAGISCFIVEKDTPGLSFGSPEDKMGLHAAHTCELRLEEVFVPDENLLGQEGRGLAQALAGLDAGRIGIAAQAVGMARAAFEIAKQYADERTQFGQRIRAFQGVGFKLAEMHTRIAAARALVLEAAARKDRGEKFTLEASTAKLFSSDMAVSVTRDAVQVLGGYGYHREYRVERYYRDAKITEIYEGTSEIQKLVIARELYR from the coding sequence ATGGCCGTTCTGACCACCGATCAAAAAATGGTACTGGACATGGTGCGGGCCGTTTCACGCGAGGTGTTGTGGGAGATGGCCCCCGAATACGATCGCTCGGGGCAGTACCCCTGGCCCCAGCTGCAAAAGCTGGGCGAGCTGGGCTTGCTGGGCATGACCACCCCCGAAGCCTGGGGCGGGGCCGGGCTCGACTCGGTCACCTGGGCCCTGGCCATGGAAGAAATTGCTGCTGCCGACCCCAGCGTGGCGGTCATTCTTTCCGTAACTTCGGGCCTGCCGCAGTATATGCTGAACAAGTTTGGCACCGAGGCCCAGAAAAAGAAGTACCTGGTGCCGCTGGCCAAAGGCGAATGGATTGGGGCCTTCTCGCTCACCGAGCCCCACGCCGGTTCCGACCCGGCCTCTCTGAAGGCTTCGGCCCGCAAGGTGCAGGGTGGCTGGCAACTGGACGGCCTGAAAAGCTGGGTCACCTCGGGGGGCCAGGCCCAGGTCTATGTGGTGATGGCGCGGGGCGAGGCCGGGATTAGCTGCTTTATTGTGGAAAAGGACACCCCCGGCCTTAGCTTTGGCAGCCCCGAGGACAAGATGGGCCTGCATGCCGCGCATACCTGCGAGTTACGCCTCGAGGAGGTCTTTGTACCGGATGAAAACCTGTTGGGACAGGAAGGCCGGGGGCTGGCCCAGGCCCTGGCCGGGCTGGATGCCGGGCGCATTGGAATTGCCGCCCAGGCGGTGGGGATGGCCCGCGCAGCCTTTGAGATAGCCAAACAGTACGCCGACGAGCGCACCCAGTTCGGCCAGAGGATCCGGGCGTTTCAGGGTGTTGGCTTCAAGCTGGCCGAGATGCACACCCGCATTGCCGCCGCGCGGGCGCTGGTGCTGGAAGCCGCCGCCAGGAAAGACCGGGGTGAAAAGTTTACCCTCGAGGCCTCTACCGCCAAGCTTTTTTCCTCGGACATGGCGGTCAGCGTGACCCGCGACGCCGTGCAGGTTCTGGGCGGCTATGGCTACCACCGCGAATACCGGGTTGAACGCTATTACCGCGACGCCAAAATAACAGAAATTTACGAGGGCACCAGCGAGATTCAAAAGCTGGTTATTGCACGCGAGCTGTACCGGTAA
- a CDS encoding aminotransferase class III-fold pyridoxal phosphate-dependent enzyme, whose translation MERPSKEVIQENRDYTLFSWSVQSTSNPIHMTRSKGVWFWDGDGNKWLDFSSQLININVGHQHPKVLEAIKKQVDELCFAGPSFATEPRGQLGKKLAEVTGLAKSFFCLGGSEANENAMKMARLYTGRDKIITRYRSYHGATMGSMTASGDPRRWPVEPGIPGIVRAFDPYCYRCPFGKTPDSCQRECVSHIEEIIQMEGPHTIAAIMVEGITGSNGLLVPPDDYYPKLRALCDKYGILLITDEVMSGFGRTGKWLSTQHYGIKPDIVTCAKGLTSGYMPLGAVIVSKPIADFFEDHMLWGGLTYSGHPVSCAAAVANLAVYEEEHLFENTEEQGKYLGERLEAMRKKYACVGDVRYIGLFSVLELVKDKATKEPLAPFNGTSPEMQKLAGYLKSKHIYAFSRFNMLWVCPPLVINREELKYGLDVIEEGLALVDEALGVVRAAAD comes from the coding sequence ATGGAACGCCCATCCAAGGAAGTTATCCAGGAGAATCGCGATTACACCCTGTTTTCATGGTCGGTGCAGAGCACCTCGAACCCCATCCACATGACCAGATCCAAGGGCGTGTGGTTCTGGGATGGCGATGGTAACAAGTGGCTGGATTTTAGCAGCCAGCTCATCAACATCAATGTGGGGCACCAGCACCCCAAGGTACTCGAGGCCATCAAGAAGCAAGTGGACGAACTCTGCTTTGCGGGTCCCAGCTTTGCCACCGAGCCCCGGGGGCAACTGGGTAAGAAACTGGCCGAAGTGACGGGCCTGGCCAAGTCGTTTTTCTGCCTGGGTGGATCCGAGGCCAACGAAAATGCCATGAAGATGGCCCGCCTTTACACGGGCCGCGACAAAATCATCACCCGCTACCGCAGCTACCACGGCGCTACCATGGGTTCCATGACCGCTTCGGGCGACCCCCGGCGCTGGCCGGTGGAGCCGGGCATTCCGGGCATCGTGCGGGCCTTCGACCCCTACTGCTACCGCTGCCCCTTTGGCAAAACCCCGGATAGCTGCCAGCGGGAGTGCGTGAGCCACATCGAAGAAATCATCCAGATGGAAGGCCCCCACACCATCGCGGCCATCATGGTCGAAGGCATTACCGGCTCCAACGGGCTTCTGGTGCCCCCCGACGACTACTACCCCAAACTGCGGGCGCTATGCGACAAATACGGCATCTTGCTGATTACCGATGAGGTGATGAGCGGCTTCGGGCGCACCGGTAAGTGGCTTTCTACGCAGCACTACGGCATCAAGCCCGACATCGTGACCTGTGCCAAAGGCCTCACCAGCGGTTACATGCCCCTGGGAGCGGTGATTGTCTCCAAGCCGATTGCCGATTTCTTTGAAGACCACATGCTCTGGGGAGGCCTGACCTACTCGGGCCACCCGGTCTCGTGCGCCGCCGCCGTAGCGAACCTCGCGGTTTACGAGGAAGAACACCTGTTCGAAAATACCGAGGAGCAAGGGAAGTACTTGGGGGAGCGGCTCGAGGCCATGCGCAAGAAGTACGCCTGTGTGGGCGACGTGCGCTACATCGGGCTTTTTAGCGTGCTCGAGCTGGTCAAGGACAAAGCCACCAAGGAGCCCCTGGCCCCCTTCAACGGCACCTCCCCCGAGATGCAGAAGCTAGCAGGCTACCTCAAGTCCAAGCACATCTACGCCTTCAGCCGCTTTAACATGCTCTGGGTTTGCCCACCGCTGGTCATCAACCGCGAGGAGCTCAAATACGGTCTGGACGTGATCGAAGAGGGGCTGGCCCTGGTCGATGAAGCACTGGGCGTGGTGCGCGCGGCTGCCGACTAG
- a CDS encoding YdcF family protein codes for MLKQRVQLLMAAGLSLLLLPLGLVINPELGLGALLGVWLGGTLMGLFGPTFRVLLLGSGFCALLIAAVVFTPLTRVLMNGLVVDEVPQKADLIVVLGGGMHCGAGELEASSLARLEKGLELWRAGFAPRISLSDTVGEIFGDARCPSLGLEARARVQALYGAKGPEIVLLPQMRTTRTEALAVAGVVRERGWERVLLVTTPAHSRRAAGAFRKLGLDVVSVTSSEPRFDRALTAPADRLQALTPLTREYLGLLKYRLQGWL; via the coding sequence ATGCTGAAGCAACGCGTACAACTGCTCATGGCGGCGGGCTTGAGCCTGCTGTTGTTGCCCCTGGGGCTTGTCATCAACCCTGAGCTCGGGCTGGGGGCGCTGCTGGGCGTCTGGCTGGGGGGCACACTTATGGGCTTATTCGGCCCTACCTTTCGGGTTTTGCTGCTGGGAAGCGGGTTTTGTGCCTTGCTCATTGCCGCTGTGGTCTTTACCCCGCTCACCCGGGTCCTAATGAATGGGCTGGTTGTTGACGAAGTGCCGCAAAAAGCCGACCTGATTGTGGTGTTGGGGGGTGGGATGCACTGTGGGGCGGGGGAGCTCGAGGCCTCCTCGCTGGCCCGCCTGGAGAAGGGCCTGGAGCTGTGGCGGGCCGGCTTTGCCCCCCGCATTTCCCTCTCCGACACCGTGGGCGAGATTTTTGGCGATGCCCGCTGCCCTTCGCTGGGCCTCGAGGCCCGGGCGCGAGTACAGGCACTTTATGGTGCTAAAGGCCCAGAAATTGTCCTCCTGCCGCAGATGCGAACCACCCGTACCGAGGCCCTGGCGGTAGCCGGGGTGGTCAGGGAACGGGGCTGGGAACGGGTCTTGCTGGTGACCACCCCAGCACACAGCCGCCGGGCCGCCGGGGCCTTTCGCAAGCTGGGCTTGGACGTAGTGAGCGTGACCTCGAGCGAGCCCCGCTTCGACCGGGCCCTTACCGCACCTGCCGACCGATTGCAAGCCCTGACCCCCCTCACACGGGAGTATCTGGGCCTGTTGAAATACCGCTTGCAGGGTTGGCTGTAG
- a CDS encoding 2-oxoacid:ferredoxin oxidoreductase subunit beta: protein MENPNPAPSERAPIKLNMVGLSKKDYDGTPSTLCKGCGHNSIASQIVQVGFELNLRPQEIIKLSGIGCSSKSPAYFLGMSHGFNALHGRMPSVATGALLANHTLKAIGVSGDGDTGSIGMGQFKHLMRRNVRMVYIVENNGVYGLTKGQFSATAEEGLQLKYAGQNEFPPIDLCMEAIIAGCGFVARSFAGDAKQVRELLKAALSHRGTALLDIISPCVAFNNEDDSPKSYGYGTKHEQPLHELGFIPYAEEISIEPMQPGEFRTVRLHDGSLISLRNLDNDHDPTDKMAALQRLHRAQETGEFITGLIYYNPDRPSLAEVEELNTPLAQLSPEQLRPGREKLEQFLQAYR, encoded by the coding sequence ATGGAAAACCCCAATCCTGCCCCTTCCGAGCGAGCCCCCATCAAGCTCAATATGGTGGGCCTCAGTAAAAAAGACTACGATGGTACGCCCAGCACCCTGTGCAAGGGCTGCGGGCACAACAGCATTGCCAGCCAGATTGTGCAGGTAGGCTTCGAGCTCAACCTGCGGCCTCAAGAGATTATCAAGCTTTCGGGCATTGGCTGCTCGTCCAAATCGCCGGCTTACTTTTTGGGTATGTCCCACGGCTTTAATGCCTTGCACGGACGCATGCCCAGTGTGGCCACCGGGGCCCTGCTGGCCAACCACACCCTGAAGGCCATTGGGGTCTCGGGTGACGGCGACACCGGTAGCATTGGGATGGGCCAGTTTAAGCACCTGATGCGCCGCAACGTGCGGATGGTTTATATCGTGGAGAACAACGGCGTGTATGGCCTGACCAAGGGCCAGTTTTCGGCCACGGCTGAGGAGGGTCTACAACTCAAATACGCCGGTCAAAACGAGTTTCCCCCTATAGACCTCTGTATGGAGGCCATTATCGCCGGGTGTGGCTTTGTGGCCCGCAGCTTTGCCGGCGACGCCAAACAGGTGCGCGAGCTGCTCAAGGCCGCCCTCTCCCACCGGGGTACGGCCCTGCTCGACATCATCAGCCCGTGCGTGGCCTTCAACAACGAGGACGATAGCCCCAAAAGCTACGGCTATGGCACCAAGCACGAACAGCCCCTGCACGAGCTGGGCTTCATCCCCTACGCCGAGGAAATTAGCATCGAGCCCATGCAGCCTGGTGAGTTCCGCACCGTGCGCTTGCACGACGGCTCCCTGATCAGCCTGCGGAACCTGGACAATGACCATGACCCCACCGACAAGATGGCAGCCCTGCAGCGTCTGCATCGGGCCCAGGAAACCGGCGAGTTCATCACCGGCCTGATTTACTACAACCCCGACCGGCCCAGCCTGGCCGAGGTAGAAGAACTAAACACCCCGCTGGCCCAGCTATCCCCGGAACAGCTCCGGCCCGGCAGGGAGAAACTCGAGCAGTTCCTGCAAGCCTACCGCTGA
- a CDS encoding 2-oxoacid:acceptor oxidoreductase subunit alpha, with amino-acid sequence MNVLERQQEAGYATSSPVINNFSLVVATANGTGSQTANLTLLRSFFKMGIPVHGKNIFPSNIQGLPTWYHIRVSHEGYIARKPSEILVAFNPATAAEDVQELPAGGVCIYSADLKNLPRREDLIYYPVPVSELIAGIEVPVKRKPYIANMAYVGVVAWMLGVPLQVVEEALGAQFDYRQKLIESNMEVVRRAHAWATEHLHKQDPYRLEPMNKTQGLIIMTGNEAGALGAVFGGVSVAAWYPITPSTSFMDALREFLPKLRKDENGKPTYTVIQAEDELAAAGIVMGAGWAGARALTSTSGPGISLMAEFVSYGYFTEIPAAIWDIQRVGPSTGLPTRTSQGDVSFAYTLGHGDTKHPVLLPSSIEECFEFGWKSLDLAEQLQTPVFVLSDLDLGMNNWMGQPFDYPDRPLQRGKVLSAEQLEALGGFARYKDMDGDGIPYRTLPGTPHPLAAYFTRGSGHNEQAQYSERADDWEGNMARLARKFETARSLVPAPVTLHNPSARVGIIAYGTTRYAIEEARDRLAPQLPTSFLRLRALPINQEVRDFVAAHERVYVIELNRDGQMHGILQTEMPEYAARLRSIAHLDGLPLTAQWVQERLLKEEATL; translated from the coding sequence ATGAACGTTCTGGAACGACAGCAAGAGGCAGGCTACGCTACAAGCTCCCCGGTTATAAACAACTTCTCCCTGGTCGTAGCCACTGCCAACGGCACCGGAAGCCAGACCGCTAACCTCACGCTGTTGCGGTCTTTTTTTAAGATGGGCATACCCGTACACGGCAAGAACATATTTCCCTCGAACATTCAGGGGCTTCCTACCTGGTACCACATCCGGGTGAGCCACGAAGGCTACATTGCCCGCAAGCCCTCCGAAATTCTGGTGGCCTTCAACCCGGCCACGGCCGCCGAAGACGTACAGGAGCTTCCTGCGGGCGGAGTCTGCATCTACAGTGCCGATCTTAAGAACCTGCCCAGGCGAGAGGATCTGATCTACTACCCCGTTCCGGTGAGCGAGCTCATTGCCGGAATTGAAGTTCCGGTTAAGCGGAAACCTTACATCGCCAACATGGCCTACGTGGGGGTGGTGGCCTGGATGCTGGGGGTGCCGCTTCAGGTTGTAGAAGAAGCCCTGGGCGCCCAGTTTGATTATCGCCAGAAGCTCATTGAAAGCAACATGGAGGTGGTGCGGCGGGCCCACGCCTGGGCCACCGAGCACCTGCATAAACAAGACCCCTACCGCCTCGAGCCCATGAACAAAACCCAAGGGCTCATCATCATGACCGGCAACGAGGCCGGCGCGCTGGGGGCGGTGTTTGGCGGGGTGAGCGTGGCGGCCTGGTATCCCATTACGCCCTCTACCAGCTTTATGGATGCCCTGCGCGAGTTTTTACCCAAACTGCGCAAGGATGAAAACGGTAAACCCACCTATACGGTCATCCAAGCCGAGGATGAGCTGGCCGCCGCCGGCATCGTCATGGGCGCAGGCTGGGCCGGTGCCCGGGCCCTCACCTCCACCAGCGGCCCCGGCATCAGCCTAATGGCCGAGTTCGTCAGCTACGGCTACTTCACCGAGATTCCCGCCGCGATCTGGGACATTCAACGGGTAGGCCCCAGTACCGGCCTACCCACCCGCACCAGCCAGGGCGATGTTTCTTTTGCCTACACCCTGGGCCACGGCGACACCAAGCACCCGGTTCTGCTGCCCTCCTCGATAGAGGAGTGCTTCGAGTTTGGCTGGAAGTCGCTGGACCTGGCCGAACAACTGCAAACGCCGGTGTTTGTGCTCTCGGATCTCGATCTGGGCATGAACAACTGGATGGGCCAGCCTTTCGACTACCCCGACCGGCCTCTGCAACGTGGCAAGGTCTTGAGCGCGGAGCAGCTCGAGGCCCTGGGCGGTTTTGCCCGCTACAAAGACATGGACGGCGACGGCATCCCTTACCGTACCCTGCCGGGAACACCCCATCCCCTGGCTGCCTACTTTACCCGCGGCAGCGGCCACAACGAACAGGCCCAGTACAGCGAGCGCGCGGACGACTGGGAGGGCAACATGGCCCGCCTGGCCCGCAAGTTCGAGACAGCCCGCAGCCTGGTGCCCGCTCCGGTCACTCTACACAACCCCTCCGCCAGGGTAGGTATCATCGCCTACGGCACCACCCGCTATGCCATCGAGGAGGCCCGCGACCGCCTGGCCCCGCAGCTTCCTACCAGCTTTTTGCGCCTGCGCGCCCTGCCCATCAACCAGGAGGTGCGCGATTTCGTGGCTGCGCACGAGCGGGTGTACGTCATCGAACTGAACCGCGACGGACAGATGCATGGCATTTTGCAAACCGAGATGCCCGAATACGCCGCCCGGCTTCGCTCCATCGCACACCTCGACGGCCTGCCCCTGACGGCACAGTGGGTGCAGGAGCGCTTGCTCAAAGAAGAAGCCACCCTATAA
- a CDS encoding NAD(P)H-dependent oxidoreductase, producing MNVLIIYAHPNPNSFNAALRDLAVRALSQAGHSILLSDLYTMRFNPVLSAQELQGDLRDIQPEIEKVRRADLLLFQFPDWWYGMPAIMKGWIDRVFAYGFAYDDAHSFDNGLLQGKKAMLSLTVGAREDYFRSAPQRDLLRVLEPIHYGIFAYCGMEVLPPFIAYGPGEMSEAERKATLEAFREHLQKLPELKPLCFS from the coding sequence ATGAACGTCCTGATTATCTATGCCCACCCCAACCCCAACTCCTTCAACGCCGCCCTGCGCGACCTGGCGGTGCGGGCCTTGAGCCAGGCTGGGCACAGCATTCTTCTCTCCGACCTGTACACCATGCGCTTTAACCCGGTGCTCAGCGCGCAGGAGTTACAGGGTGACCTGCGCGATATTCAGCCCGAAATCGAGAAGGTGCGCCGGGCCGACCTGCTCTTGTTTCAGTTTCCCGACTGGTGGTACGGAATGCCCGCCATCATGAAGGGCTGGATAGACCGGGTGTTTGCCTATGGCTTTGCCTACGACGACGCGCACTCCTTCGACAACGGACTGCTGCAGGGCAAAAAAGCCATGCTGAGCCTTACTGTGGGGGCCCGCGAGGATTATTTCCGCTCTGCGCCCCAGCGCGACCTGCTGCGGGTGCTCGAGCCCATCCACTACGGTATTTTTGCCTATTGCGGAATGGAGGTGCTGCCCCCGTTTATTGCCTATGGGCCGGGCGAAATGAGCGAGGCCGAGCGCAAAGCGACCCTCGAGGCCTTCCGGGAGCACCTGCAAAAACTACCCGAACTCAAACCCCTGTGCTTCAGCTAA
- a CDS encoding VOC family protein yields the protein MKIGGVLETCLYAPDLEAAKRFYQGLLGLELFAEQPGRHLFFRAGSGVFLVFNPQATHQETLLPPHGAQGSVHVCFRVPAEELPGWAARLEAHGYAITWAEWKAGRSLYVYDPAGNLVELAPAAIWGLADS from the coding sequence ATGAAGATTGGGGGGGTGCTCGAGACCTGCCTTTACGCACCCGACCTGGAAGCAGCTAAGCGCTTCTACCAGGGGCTCCTGGGCCTGGAGCTCTTTGCCGAGCAGCCGGGGCGGCATTTGTTCTTTCGCGCAGGGTCGGGGGTCTTTCTGGTGTTCAACCCCCAAGCCACCCATCAAGAAACCCTTTTGCCGCCGCATGGTGCGCAGGGCAGCGTGCACGTGTGCTTCAGGGTGCCTGCTGAGGAACTGCCTGGCTGGGCGGCGCGGCTCGAGGCCCACGGTTACGCTATTACCTGGGCTGAGTGGAAGGCAGGCCGGAGCCTGTACGTCTACGACCCCGCCGGCAACCTGGTCGAGCTGGCCCCGGCGGCCATATGGGGCTTAGCAGATAGCTGA
- a CDS encoding serine hydrolase yields the protein MHRRTVLKGLATLLISTRGFAQTAPNPSNPAYHKLAANYSAQNRGIALLVMVNGQIVFEDYPNQGSPTRAHELASGTKSFCGVMAVAAAQDGLLSLDEPVAQTLTEWQGDPLRSQITLSQLLHLTSGIPGGTLARPPTYQAAIQTPAEAMPDTRFSYGPIPFQIFGEVMRRKLGGDPLLYLERRLFGPIGLEYAFWRRGSDGNPHLPSGAFLTARNWARFGELVRNEGVWQGRRVVDATLLEKCFEPSRVNPIYGLTWWLGRPISPAQQAAIGRVGQDIGQLAGSPGLPDDLAVAAGAGDQRLYISRKLGLVVVRQAEGIAESLAGRRTGFSDAAFLRLLLSGQP from the coding sequence ATGCACCGCCGCACCGTTCTTAAGGGCCTCGCCACTTTGCTAATCAGTACCCGTGGCTTTGCACAGACCGCGCCCAATCCATCCAACCCCGCCTACCACAAGCTGGCCGCCAACTACTCGGCCCAAAACCGGGGCATTGCCCTCCTGGTGATGGTGAATGGCCAGATTGTGTTCGAGGACTACCCGAACCAAGGCAGCCCCACCCGCGCCCACGAGCTGGCCAGCGGCACCAAGAGCTTTTGCGGGGTGATGGCTGTGGCAGCCGCGCAGGACGGGCTGCTCTCGCTGGACGAGCCCGTAGCCCAAACCCTGACCGAGTGGCAGGGCGACCCCTTGCGTTCACAAATCACCCTGAGCCAGCTCTTGCACCTGACCAGCGGCATTCCCGGTGGCACCCTGGCCCGCCCCCCCACCTACCAGGCCGCCATCCAGACGCCTGCCGAGGCTATGCCGGACACCCGCTTTTCCTATGGCCCTATTCCCTTTCAGATTTTTGGCGAGGTGATGCGGCGCAAACTGGGGGGCGACCCCTTGCTGTACCTGGAGCGCCGCCTCTTCGGGCCGATTGGTCTGGAGTACGCCTTCTGGCGCCGGGGATCCGACGGCAACCCCCACCTGCCTTCGGGGGCCTTCCTGACCGCCCGCAACTGGGCCCGGTTTGGGGAGCTGGTGCGAAACGAAGGGGTCTGGCAGGGGCGGCGTGTTGTGGACGCCACCCTACTGGAAAAGTGCTTCGAGCCCTCGAGGGTCAACCCCATCTATGGCCTGACCTGGTGGCTGGGCCGCCCCATTAGCCCCGCACAGCAGGCCGCCATCGGGCGGGTGGGGCAGGACATAGGCCAACTGGCGGGTTCCCCCGGTCTGCCCGACGACCTGGCGGTTGCGGCAGGGGCCGGCGACCAACGGCTGTACATCAGCCGCAAACTGGGGCTGGTGGTGGTACGCCAGGCCGAGGGCATTGCAGAAAGCCTGGCGGGGCGCAGAACGGGCTTTTCCGATGCTGCTTTCCTGCGCTTGTTGCTCAGCGGCCAGCCATGA